A genomic window from Terriglobia bacterium includes:
- a CDS encoding MlaD family protein, translated as MAQRKQLTWTELRVGLFVLVGLATLAVGIFYVTAPGVLGPKYRLRTYLPEVGGLATGAPARLDGVEVGNVEAIRVAPRVRGQAPDKNRNIEVVIRVDRRYQDDILTDSTVSLVTEGLLGNRYVNITRGFTGVPLKEGQEVKGVEEKAIKEVVQRSADLLGNLSALSDEVRDLIAGVQEGRGTLGKLLTDEQAYAHLNSILAKSDQIVSNVQAGQGTLGKLVASEEIYQKANTAVGRVDTLLADIQAQKGTVGKLIYDPSLYDNAKQVAEKGNLLLADVRAGKGTLGKLATDESLFVNLRDTSGNLAAATAKLNDNTTSAGKLFSDPKLYDNLAGLTGDLRLLVGDVRQNPKKFLRVKFALF; from the coding sequence ATGGCACAGCGCAAGCAATTAACCTGGACCGAACTGCGCGTCGGTTTGTTCGTGCTCGTGGGATTGGCGACCCTCGCGGTAGGCATCTTTTATGTCACCGCTCCGGGTGTGCTCGGGCCGAAGTACCGCTTGCGCACCTATCTCCCCGAGGTCGGGGGGCTGGCCACGGGCGCGCCCGCGCGCCTGGACGGCGTCGAGGTCGGCAACGTCGAGGCCATCCGCGTCGCGCCGCGGGTGCGCGGCCAGGCCCCCGATAAGAACCGCAACATCGAGGTCGTGATCCGTGTGGACCGCCGCTACCAGGATGACATTCTCACCGATTCCACCGTCAGCCTGGTGACGGAAGGGCTGCTGGGCAACCGCTACGTGAACATTACTCGCGGCTTCACCGGCGTGCCCTTGAAAGAAGGCCAGGAAGTGAAGGGCGTGGAGGAAAAAGCCATTAAAGAGGTCGTGCAACGCAGCGCGGACCTGCTCGGCAACCTCAGCGCTCTCTCCGACGAGGTGCGCGACCTGATCGCCGGCGTCCAGGAAGGCCGCGGCACGCTTGGCAAGCTGCTCACCGATGAACAGGCTTATGCGCATCTCAACAGCATCCTGGCCAAAAGCGACCAGATAGTGAGCAACGTCCAGGCCGGCCAGGGAACCCTGGGCAAGCTGGTGGCCTCCGAGGAGATCTATCAGAAGGCCAATACCGCTGTGGGCCGCGTGGATACTCTGCTCGCGGACATCCAGGCCCAGAAGGGTACGGTGGGGAAGCTCATCTATGACCCCAGCCTGTATGACAACGCTAAACAAGTGGCCGAAAAGGGCAATCTGCTGCTCGCCGACGTGCGCGCAGGCAAGGGCACGCTGGGCAAGCTGGCCACCGACGAGTCCCTCTTCGTCAATTTGCGCGATACCAGCGGAAATCTGGCCGCCGCCACCGCCAAGCTCAACGACAACACCACCAGCGCCGGCAAACTCTTCAGCGATCCCAAGCTCTACGACAATCTCGCGGGCTTGACCGGGGACCTGCGCCTGCTCGTCGGGGACGTCCGGCAGAATCCCAAAAAGTTCCTGCGCGTCAAATTCGCGCTCTTTTAG
- a CDS encoding ATP-binding cassette domain-containing protein produces the protein MSSHGTNAPVISLEDVRIGFEEGDVLRGVSFAVPPRETLVLLGESGTGKTLTLKLAAGLLRPDAGHVRVLGQAVSEMHEEELLEFRRHIGFVFQEGALFDSMTVADNVAYRLREDGLPEEEIEPRVRETLRFVELEDALEMLPSELSGGMRRRVAIARALVNRPPVVLYDSPTAGLDPMTAQTIITLILRLRDVYGVTALLATHRLQDGFALANFRFDPESRRVFPLAGKNGSAAARGEAAGTRFLVYRDGLVYFTGGPEEIVASKDPYLRRFLV, from the coding sequence ATGAGCAGCCACGGCACGAACGCGCCGGTGATCTCCCTCGAAGACGTGCGCATCGGCTTCGAGGAGGGAGACGTGTTGCGCGGCGTTTCCTTCGCCGTCCCGCCGCGTGAGACCCTCGTGCTGCTCGGCGAGAGCGGCACCGGCAAGACCCTCACCCTCAAGCTGGCCGCCGGCCTGCTCCGCCCGGATGCAGGACACGTGCGCGTCCTGGGCCAGGCGGTGTCGGAGATGCACGAAGAGGAGTTGCTGGAGTTCCGCCGCCACATCGGTTTCGTCTTTCAGGAAGGCGCGCTCTTCGATTCCATGACCGTGGCCGACAACGTCGCCTACCGCTTGCGCGAAGACGGCTTGCCGGAGGAGGAGATCGAGCCGCGCGTGCGTGAGACGCTGCGCTTCGTGGAGCTGGAAGACGCCTTGGAGATGCTGCCCTCGGAGCTCTCGGGAGGCATGCGGCGGCGCGTGGCCATTGCACGGGCCCTGGTGAATCGCCCCCCGGTCGTCCTCTACGATTCGCCCACCGCGGGCCTGGATCCCATGACCGCGCAGACCATCATCACTCTGATCTTGCGCCTGCGCGACGTCTACGGCGTCACCGCTTTGCTGGCCACGCACCGCCTGCAGGACGGCTTTGCGCTGGCCAATTTCCGCTTTGATCCCGAGTCGCGCCGCGTCTTTCCCCTGGCCGGCAAGAACGGCAGCGCGGCGGCGCGCGGGGAAGCAGCCGGCACGCGCTTTCTCGTCTATCGCGACGGGCTAGTATATTTCACAGGCGGTCCGGAAGAGATCGTGGCGTCGAAGGATCCCTATTTGCGGCGATTTTTGGTCTGA
- the tmk gene encoding dTMP kinase, with translation MTEAQDTTPKPARQEPAKSTLPQPGRPVPSRAYPGALIVVEGTDGSGKSTQLYLLKRWLEIGGYRLHFTEWNSSPLVKSATRRGKQRRLLTPVTFSLLHAADFADRCERQIMPLLQADYLVLADRYTYTGFARDAARGCPPRWLRNLYRFAPVPDITFYFRAPLDVAVNRILSGRPKLKYYEAGMDLGLSYDRAESFRLFQARILEEYDKMVESDNFVVLDGTLPVNKLQKQMREIVAERIDLKRFAPRPEEAL, from the coding sequence ATGACCGAAGCACAGGACACCACGCCGAAGCCGGCCCGCCAGGAGCCGGCCAAATCCACGCTTCCCCAGCCGGGCCGCCCTGTCCCCAGCCGCGCCTATCCCGGCGCTCTTATCGTCGTCGAGGGCACGGACGGCTCGGGCAAGAGCACGCAGCTTTACTTGCTCAAGCGCTGGCTGGAGATCGGCGGTTACCGCCTGCACTTCACGGAGTGGAACTCCTCGCCCCTGGTCAAGTCCGCGACGCGCCGCGGCAAACAGCGCCGTCTCCTGACTCCGGTGACTTTCTCCCTGTTGCACGCCGCGGATTTCGCCGACCGCTGCGAGCGCCAGATCATGCCCCTGCTGCAGGCCGATTACCTGGTCCTGGCCGACCGCTACACCTACACCGGCTTCGCGCGCGATGCCGCGCGCGGCTGCCCTCCGCGCTGGCTCCGCAATCTCTATCGCTTTGCCCCGGTGCCCGACATCACCTTCTATTTCCGCGCCCCCCTGGACGTGGCCGTGAACCGCATCCTCAGCGGCCGCCCCAAGCTGAAATACTACGAAGCCGGAATGGACCTCGGCCTTTCCTACGACCGCGCGGAAAGTTTCCGTCTCTTCCAGGCGCGCATTCTCGAGGAGTATGACAAGATGGTCGAGAGCGATAATTTTGTCGTCCTCGACGGCACCCTCCCGGTCAACAAGCTCCAGAAACAGATGCGCGAGATCGTGGCCGAGCGGATCGACCTGAAGCGTTTTGCGCCGCGCCCCGAGGAAGCCCTATGA
- a CDS encoding ABC transporter permease, producing the protein MLHILGGAAQRAVAGVQDYSILSLRSLTNLAAGPRYMLDAMEQMDIIGVGSLPIVLLTGFFIGAVMVLQTGSQFTRFGQTALTGDVVAIALVRELGPTITGLLVAGRCSSGIASELGSMLVTEQVDAMRAMGTDPSRKLVTPRVLATLLMLPLLTALADFIGLLGGCVVSVFTLRLDAYQFWTRAIDALEFADLMQGLSKPVFFGFILATVGCYKGLSVRGGTQGVGRATTQAVVVSSVLIIAADFFLTKVSLFLADKVF; encoded by the coding sequence CTGCTCCATATTCTGGGCGGCGCGGCCCAGAGAGCCGTCGCCGGCGTGCAGGACTATTCCATCCTTTCTCTGCGTTCCCTCACCAATCTGGCGGCTGGGCCGCGCTACATGCTGGACGCCATGGAGCAGATGGACATCATCGGCGTGGGCTCGCTGCCCATCGTGCTCCTCACCGGTTTTTTCATCGGCGCGGTGATGGTCCTGCAGACCGGCTCGCAGTTCACCCGCTTCGGCCAGACCGCCCTCACCGGCGACGTCGTGGCCATTGCCTTGGTGCGCGAACTGGGACCGACGATCACCGGGCTGCTGGTCGCCGGGCGCTGCTCTTCGGGGATCGCCTCGGAGCTGGGCTCGATGTTGGTGACCGAACAGGTGGACGCCATGCGCGCCATGGGCACGGACCCCAGCCGCAAGCTGGTGACTCCGCGCGTGCTGGCCACCCTGCTGATGCTGCCGCTGCTCACCGCGCTGGCGGACTTTATCGGTCTTTTGGGCGGTTGCGTGGTCTCGGTCTTCACCCTGCGCCTGGACGCCTATCAGTTCTGGACCCGGGCCATCGATGCCCTGGAGTTTGCCGACCTGATGCAAGGCCTGAGCAAGCCGGTATTTTTCGGTTTCATCTTGGCCACGGTGGGCTGCTACAAGGGCCTGTCGGTCCGCGGCGGCACGCAGGGCGTGGGGCGCGCCACCACCCAGGCTGTCGTCGTCTCCTCGGTGCTCATCATTGCCGCGGATTTCTTCCTCACCAAAGTCTCCCTGTTCCTCGCGGACAAGGTATTCTAG